From Vigna unguiculata cultivar IT97K-499-35 chromosome 5, ASM411807v1, whole genome shotgun sequence, the proteins below share one genomic window:
- the LOC114186321 gene encoding beta-glucosidase 18-like isoform X2 codes for MKRSAVMILLCFLHFHVQSSHQIQPEISISQFPEGFIFGISTSSYQVEGAPSEDGKGLSNWDVFSHTPGKINNGDNGDIADDHYHRYLEDIELISSLGVNVYRFSISWTRILPRGRYGSINPRGIMFYNKIIDNLLLRGIEPFVTIHHQDLPQELEERYGGWISPLMQRDFVHFAEICFKSFGDRVKYWITINEPALTANYGFLNGKYPPGHCSPPFGNCSAGNSDVEPLIVMHNLLLSHAKAVELYRKHFQKKQGGNIGIVVITEMYEPLRDEECDRQAVRRALAFSIAWVLDPLVFGKYPTEMLSILGSKLPVFSPKEKSLIKGSIDFIGINHYATLYVKDCTLSTCSLGSNHPITGFLETISTRDGIPIGDPTGIPFYCVVPQGMEKIVDYIKIRYHNLPMYITENGYSSLLKPDETVHDLLQDFKRIEFHKAYLAALLRAIRNGADVRGYMIWSLLDNFEWAMGYNTMFGLHYVDRHTLIRIPKLSAQWFSGFLKKTNITEELSHSII; via the exons ATGAAGAGAAGTGCTGTGATGATACTGCTCTGCTTTCTCCACTTTCATGTCCAAAGTTCGCATCAAATTCAACCTGAAATCAGCATATCTCAGTTCCCAGAAGGCTTCATCTTTGGAATAAGTACTTCATCGTATCAG GTTGAAGGAGCACCTTCTGAAGATGGCAAAGGTTTAAGCAACTGGGATGTTTTTAGCCATACACCAg GTAAGATAAACAATGGTGACAATGGTGACATTGCAGATGATCATTATCATCGTTATTTG GAAGACATTGAGTTGATTTCGTCTCTTGGAGTAAATGTATATCGATTTTCTATTTCATGGACCAGGATTTTGCCAA GAGGGAGATATGGGAGCATAAACCCAAGAGGGATAATGTTTTACAATAAGATTATTGACAATCTGCTGCTTAGAG GAATTGAGCCATTTGTGACAATTCATCATCAAGACTTGCCACAAGAATTGGAGGAAAGATATGGTGGCTGGATCAGTCCCCTTATGCA GAGAGATTTTGTTCATTTTGCTGAAATCTGTTTTAAGAGCTTTGGAGACAGGGTTAAGTATTGGATTACAATCAATGAACCAGCACTGACTGCAAACTATGGATTTTTGAATGGAAAATATCCCCCTGGTCACTGTTCTCCACCCTTTGGAAATTGTTCTGCTGGTAACTCTGATGTCGAGCCTCTCATTGTCATGCACAATTTGTTACTGTCACATGCCAAGGCTGTCGAATTATACCGCAAGCACTTTCAG AAAAAACAAGGTGGAAATATTGGCATTGTTGTAATCACAGAAATGTACGAACCACTTAGAGACGAAGAATGTGATAGACAAGCTGTGAGAAGGGCCTTGGCTTTTAGCATAGCCTG GGTATTAGATCCTCTGGTTTTTGGAAAGTACCCTACAGAGATGCTCTCTATCCTTGGGAGTAAGTTGCCAGTGTTCTCTCCTAAGGAGAAGAGTCTTATAAAAGGAAGCATAGACTTCATTGGCATCAATCACTATGCAACCCTCTATGTCAAAGATTGCACCCTTTCTACTTGTTCTCTTGGATCAAATCATCCAATAACAGGTTTTTTGGAAACAATTTCAACAAGAGATGGCATTCCAATTGGTGATCCG ACAGGAATACCATTCTACTGTGTGGTTCCACAGGGCATGGAGAAAATAGTTGACTACATTAAGATAAGATACCATAATCTGCCTATGTATATTACAGAAAATG GATATTCATCACTGCTCAAACCAGATGAAACAGTACATGATTTATTGCAAGATTTCAAACGAATAGAATTCCACAAGGCTTATCTTGCAGCCCTCCTTAGAGCCATAAG GAATGGTGCAGATGTAAGAGGATACATGATATGGTCTTTATTGGATAACTTTGAATGGGCAATGGGTTATAACACAATGTTTGGACTTCATTATGTGGATAGACACACTCTTATCAGAATTCCAAAACTTTCTGCACAATGGTTTTCTGGTTTCCTCAAGAAAACCAACATAACAGAAGAATTGAGTCACAGCATCATATGA
- the LOC114186321 gene encoding beta-glucosidase 18-like isoform X1 codes for MKRSAVMILLCFLHFHVQSSHQIQPEISISQFPEGFIFGISTSSYQVEGAPSEDGKGLSNWDVFSHTPGKINNGDNGDIADDHYHRYLEDIELISSLGVNVYRFSISWTRILPRGRYGSINPRGIMFYNKIIDNLLLRGIEPFVTIHHQDLPQELEERYGGWISPLMQRDFVHFAEICFKSFGDRVKYWITINEPALTANYGFLNGKYPPGHCSPPFGNCSAGNSDVEPLIVMHNLLLSHAKAVELYRKHFQKKQGGNIGIVVITEMYEPLRDEECDRQAVRRALAFSIAWVLDPLVFGKYPTEMLSILGSKLPVFSPKEKSLIKGSIDFIGINHYATLYVKDCTLSTCSLGSNHPITGFLETISTRDGIPIGDPQTGIPFYCVVPQGMEKIVDYIKIRYHNLPMYITENGYSSLLKPDETVHDLLQDFKRIEFHKAYLAALLRAIRNGADVRGYMIWSLLDNFEWAMGYNTMFGLHYVDRHTLIRIPKLSAQWFSGFLKKTNITEELSHSII; via the exons ATGAAGAGAAGTGCTGTGATGATACTGCTCTGCTTTCTCCACTTTCATGTCCAAAGTTCGCATCAAATTCAACCTGAAATCAGCATATCTCAGTTCCCAGAAGGCTTCATCTTTGGAATAAGTACTTCATCGTATCAG GTTGAAGGAGCACCTTCTGAAGATGGCAAAGGTTTAAGCAACTGGGATGTTTTTAGCCATACACCAg GTAAGATAAACAATGGTGACAATGGTGACATTGCAGATGATCATTATCATCGTTATTTG GAAGACATTGAGTTGATTTCGTCTCTTGGAGTAAATGTATATCGATTTTCTATTTCATGGACCAGGATTTTGCCAA GAGGGAGATATGGGAGCATAAACCCAAGAGGGATAATGTTTTACAATAAGATTATTGACAATCTGCTGCTTAGAG GAATTGAGCCATTTGTGACAATTCATCATCAAGACTTGCCACAAGAATTGGAGGAAAGATATGGTGGCTGGATCAGTCCCCTTATGCA GAGAGATTTTGTTCATTTTGCTGAAATCTGTTTTAAGAGCTTTGGAGACAGGGTTAAGTATTGGATTACAATCAATGAACCAGCACTGACTGCAAACTATGGATTTTTGAATGGAAAATATCCCCCTGGTCACTGTTCTCCACCCTTTGGAAATTGTTCTGCTGGTAACTCTGATGTCGAGCCTCTCATTGTCATGCACAATTTGTTACTGTCACATGCCAAGGCTGTCGAATTATACCGCAAGCACTTTCAG AAAAAACAAGGTGGAAATATTGGCATTGTTGTAATCACAGAAATGTACGAACCACTTAGAGACGAAGAATGTGATAGACAAGCTGTGAGAAGGGCCTTGGCTTTTAGCATAGCCTG GGTATTAGATCCTCTGGTTTTTGGAAAGTACCCTACAGAGATGCTCTCTATCCTTGGGAGTAAGTTGCCAGTGTTCTCTCCTAAGGAGAAGAGTCTTATAAAAGGAAGCATAGACTTCATTGGCATCAATCACTATGCAACCCTCTATGTCAAAGATTGCACCCTTTCTACTTGTTCTCTTGGATCAAATCATCCAATAACAGGTTTTTTGGAAACAATTTCAACAAGAGATGGCATTCCAATTGGTGATCCG CAGACAGGAATACCATTCTACTGTGTGGTTCCACAGGGCATGGAGAAAATAGTTGACTACATTAAGATAAGATACCATAATCTGCCTATGTATATTACAGAAAATG GATATTCATCACTGCTCAAACCAGATGAAACAGTACATGATTTATTGCAAGATTTCAAACGAATAGAATTCCACAAGGCTTATCTTGCAGCCCTCCTTAGAGCCATAAG GAATGGTGCAGATGTAAGAGGATACATGATATGGTCTTTATTGGATAACTTTGAATGGGCAATGGGTTATAACACAATGTTTGGACTTCATTATGTGGATAGACACACTCTTATCAGAATTCCAAAACTTTCTGCACAATGGTTTTCTGGTTTCCTCAAGAAAACCAACATAACAGAAGAATTGAGTCACAGCATCATATGA
- the LOC114186321 gene encoding beta-glucosidase 18-like isoform X3: MFLAIHQEDIELISSLGVNVYRFSISWTRILPRGRYGSINPRGIMFYNKIIDNLLLRGIEPFVTIHHQDLPQELEERYGGWISPLMQRDFVHFAEICFKSFGDRVKYWITINEPALTANYGFLNGKYPPGHCSPPFGNCSAGNSDVEPLIVMHNLLLSHAKAVELYRKHFQKKQGGNIGIVVITEMYEPLRDEECDRQAVRRALAFSIAWVLDPLVFGKYPTEMLSILGSKLPVFSPKEKSLIKGSIDFIGINHYATLYVKDCTLSTCSLGSNHPITGFLETISTRDGIPIGDPQTGIPFYCVVPQGMEKIVDYIKIRYHNLPMYITENGYSSLLKPDETVHDLLQDFKRIEFHKAYLAALLRAIRNGADVRGYMIWSLLDNFEWAMGYNTMFGLHYVDRHTLIRIPKLSAQWFSGFLKKTNITEELSHSII; this comes from the exons ATGTTTTTAGCCATACACCAg GAAGACATTGAGTTGATTTCGTCTCTTGGAGTAAATGTATATCGATTTTCTATTTCATGGACCAGGATTTTGCCAA GAGGGAGATATGGGAGCATAAACCCAAGAGGGATAATGTTTTACAATAAGATTATTGACAATCTGCTGCTTAGAG GAATTGAGCCATTTGTGACAATTCATCATCAAGACTTGCCACAAGAATTGGAGGAAAGATATGGTGGCTGGATCAGTCCCCTTATGCA GAGAGATTTTGTTCATTTTGCTGAAATCTGTTTTAAGAGCTTTGGAGACAGGGTTAAGTATTGGATTACAATCAATGAACCAGCACTGACTGCAAACTATGGATTTTTGAATGGAAAATATCCCCCTGGTCACTGTTCTCCACCCTTTGGAAATTGTTCTGCTGGTAACTCTGATGTCGAGCCTCTCATTGTCATGCACAATTTGTTACTGTCACATGCCAAGGCTGTCGAATTATACCGCAAGCACTTTCAG AAAAAACAAGGTGGAAATATTGGCATTGTTGTAATCACAGAAATGTACGAACCACTTAGAGACGAAGAATGTGATAGACAAGCTGTGAGAAGGGCCTTGGCTTTTAGCATAGCCTG GGTATTAGATCCTCTGGTTTTTGGAAAGTACCCTACAGAGATGCTCTCTATCCTTGGGAGTAAGTTGCCAGTGTTCTCTCCTAAGGAGAAGAGTCTTATAAAAGGAAGCATAGACTTCATTGGCATCAATCACTATGCAACCCTCTATGTCAAAGATTGCACCCTTTCTACTTGTTCTCTTGGATCAAATCATCCAATAACAGGTTTTTTGGAAACAATTTCAACAAGAGATGGCATTCCAATTGGTGATCCG CAGACAGGAATACCATTCTACTGTGTGGTTCCACAGGGCATGGAGAAAATAGTTGACTACATTAAGATAAGATACCATAATCTGCCTATGTATATTACAGAAAATG GATATTCATCACTGCTCAAACCAGATGAAACAGTACATGATTTATTGCAAGATTTCAAACGAATAGAATTCCACAAGGCTTATCTTGCAGCCCTCCTTAGAGCCATAAG GAATGGTGCAGATGTAAGAGGATACATGATATGGTCTTTATTGGATAACTTTGAATGGGCAATGGGTTATAACACAATGTTTGGACTTCATTATGTGGATAGACACACTCTTATCAGAATTCCAAAACTTTCTGCACAATGGTTTTCTGGTTTCCTCAAGAAAACCAACATAACAGAAGAATTGAGTCACAGCATCATATGA